The Thermofilaceae archaeon DNA segment AAGGGTCTCTGCGGCCGCGTGCGGCGAAGGCATCGGGTAACCCTTAGTATTATGGTAAAAAAATGTATCCGATCGTGGCCGCTGGAAGGGGGAAGCACGCTGTAGCTCGGGGGCGCAGAAGCTATTATAGGCTTGGCGAAGGCCCTCATGTGCCCGGTAGGACCTTCAAACTCGATAGGCTGACGGTGGAGCTGGTTGAGGGGGATATCACCGAGCTTGAGGCTGATGCGATCGTGAACGCGGCTAACTCGTACCTCAAGCACGGCGGGGGAGTAGCTGCGGCGATCGTGAGGAAGGGGGGTTACGTGATCCAGGAGGAGAGCGACCGGTGGGTTAGGGAGCGCGGCCCCGTCCCCGTGGGCAGCGTAGCGGTCACTTCCGCGGGCCGGCTCAAGGCCAAGTACGTCATCCACGCCGTGGGTCCGCGCTTCGGCGAGGAGGGTGGTGACGAGAAGCTCGCCTCGGCCATCCGGAGCTCGCTCGAGAAGTCGGAGGAGCTCGGGCTGAGGAGCGTAGCCCTGCCCGCCATCTCGACGGGGGTCTTCGGCTACCCCTACGAGAGGTGCGCGCGCATCATGGCCCGCGAGCTGAAGGCCTTCGCTGGACGCGCCCGGAGCCTGGAGAGGGTCATCGTCTGCCTCTACGGCCGAGAAGCCTACGAAACCTTCGAGAGAGTTTTCCTAGAGGAGCTGAGGGAGTAGCCGTGTGCCGCCTCCTAGCGCTAGCGTCTTCGGAACCTGTGGACGCGCTCGCTTGGCTCGGTG contains these protein-coding regions:
- a CDS encoding ADP-ribose-binding protein codes for the protein MPGRTFKLDRLTVELVEGDITELEADAIVNAANSYLKHGGGVAAAIVRKGGYVIQEESDRWVRERGPVPVGSVAVTSAGRLKAKYVIHAVGPRFGEEGGDEKLASAIRSSLEKSEELGLRSVALPAISTGVFGYPYERCARIMARELKAFAGRARSLERVIVCLYGREAYETFERVFLEELRE